One region of Verrucomicrobiota bacterium genomic DNA includes:
- a CDS encoding ABC transporter permease → MKPRPQRGSGAGAAAVQLISQNSVILALIVMIVFGSFRYDHFLGLFNILTVLRYNSMFALISLGMCFVIMSGGIDLSVGAAAALGSVVSALLSPYGLWVGLLGGTVAGGVIGLLNAVAITRLRIAPFIATLAAMLAARGAALLVANNQSVSVSYDTDFTQIGQGDFLGFPVPAWIAGLLFVAGSIALNLSPWGRYLLAIGGNEDASRLMGLPVDRVVFSLYLLSGLLSGLAGVILAAQFGAGQPTEGVGWELFAIASVVVGGTLLTGGQGSVVTTLAGVLLLGLIFNILNFENGLGWISLSAYWQSVIRGAFLMLVVIFQSKLTFGRLPAR, encoded by the coding sequence ATGAAACCACGCCCGCAGCGCGGTTCAGGCGCCGGCGCGGCCGCCGTGCAGCTGATCAGCCAGAACAGCGTCATCCTTGCGCTGATTGTAATGATCGTGTTCGGCTCGTTCCGTTACGATCATTTTTTGGGTCTCTTCAACATCCTCACGGTGTTGCGGTACAACTCGATGTTCGCGCTGATCTCGCTGGGGATGTGCTTCGTGATCATGAGCGGCGGCATCGACCTTTCGGTGGGCGCCGCCGCCGCGCTCGGCAGCGTGGTTTCGGCCCTGCTCAGCCCGTACGGGCTCTGGGTGGGTTTGCTGGGCGGGACCGTGGCCGGCGGCGTGATCGGATTACTCAACGCGGTCGCGATCACCCGGTTGCGGATCGCGCCCTTCATCGCAACGCTGGCGGCCATGCTGGCTGCCCGGGGCGCCGCCCTGCTCGTCGCCAACAACCAGTCCGTTTCCGTGTCGTATGACACCGACTTCACGCAAATCGGTCAGGGCGATTTCCTCGGATTTCCGGTTCCGGCCTGGATCGCCGGCCTGTTGTTCGTGGCCGGCTCGATCGCGTTAAATCTCAGCCCCTGGGGACGATACCTCCTGGCGATCGGCGGAAACGAGGACGCCTCGCGTTTGATGGGGCTGCCCGTCGATCGCGTCGTGTTTTCTCTCTACCTGTTAAGCGGGCTTCTTTCCGGGCTGGCCGGCGTCATCCTCGCGGCGCAGTTCGGGGCCGGTCAACCTACCGAAGGCGTTGGTTGGGAATTGTTCGCCATTGCCTCGGTCGTCGTGGGAGGCACGCTCCTCACCGGGGGACAGGGCTCGGTGGTCACCACCCTGGCCGGCGTCCTGCTGCTGGGGCTGATTTTTAACATCCTTAACTTCGAGAATGGTCTCGGTTGGATCAGTTTATCGGCTTACTGGCAATCGGTGATCAGGGGAGCATTTCTGATGTTAGTCGTCATCTTCCAGTCGAAGTTAACCTTTGGTCGTTTGCCCGCGCGGTGA
- a CDS encoding mandelate racemase/muconate lactonizing enzyme family protein — MPKLVNILPGFYRITLPVALSDSMHGRMLAFELNTVRVHDADGAEGVGYTYTCGRNGGAIHALLERDFGDFVLGQDGDRIEWLWNRLWWGLHYGGRGGPTVLALSAFDMALWDLKAKRLNQPLWRLLGGNDPHVMCYAGGIDLDLSLEQLLRQTDDNLKKGFRAIKMKIGRKRLAEDVERVKAMRQHLGEQFPLMVDANMRWTVDQAIRAARAIQPFDPVWLEEPITPDDFSGHSRLVRDGGLPIATGENLRTLWDFKHLMEIGGVTFPEPDVTNCGGITPFMKIAHLAEAFNLPVTTHGAHDVTVHLLAAVPNASYLEAHGFGLDHYIADPLRIEEGYAVAPERPGHGIAFDWKGLESIRA; from the coding sequence ATGCCTAAACTTGTCAACATCCTGCCGGGATTTTACCGGATCACGTTGCCTGTCGCCCTCAGTGACAGCATGCACGGCCGGATGCTCGCGTTTGAACTTAACACCGTGCGGGTTCATGATGCCGACGGCGCAGAGGGCGTCGGGTACACCTATACGTGCGGCCGCAACGGCGGCGCCATTCACGCGCTGCTGGAGCGCGATTTCGGCGATTTCGTGCTTGGGCAGGACGGCGACCGCATCGAATGGCTGTGGAACCGGCTTTGGTGGGGACTGCATTATGGCGGACGCGGCGGGCCGACCGTGTTAGCCCTCTCGGCCTTCGATATGGCGCTCTGGGACCTGAAAGCCAAGAGGCTCAACCAACCCCTGTGGAGGCTGCTGGGAGGCAACGATCCTCACGTCATGTGCTACGCCGGGGGGATCGACCTCGATCTGTCGCTCGAACAATTGCTCCGGCAAACCGATGACAACCTGAAAAAGGGATTTCGCGCCATCAAAATGAAGATCGGGCGAAAGCGGTTGGCTGAAGACGTCGAACGGGTCAAGGCGATGCGGCAACACCTTGGGGAGCAATTTCCTTTGATGGTGGACGCCAACATGAGGTGGACCGTGGACCAGGCGATCCGTGCCGCGCGCGCCATCCAGCCGTTCGACCCGGTTTGGCTGGAGGAACCGATTACCCCGGATGATTTCAGCGGCCACTCGCGCCTGGTCCGTGACGGCGGTTTGCCGATCGCGACCGGTGAAAACCTGCGCACGCTCTGGGATTTCAAGCACCTGATGGAAATCGGCGGCGTGACGTTTCCCGAACCGGACGTCACCAACTGCGGCGGGATCACCCCGTTCATGAAGATTGCTCACCTGGCGGAAGCATTCAACCTGCCGGTCACAACCCACGGCGCCCACGACGTTACCGTCCATCTGCTGGCGGCGGTCCCGAACGCTTCCTACCTGGAAGCCCACGGTTTCGGCCTGGACCACTATATCGCCGATCCCCTCCGGATCGAGGAAGGTTACGCCGTCGCTCCGGAGCGGCCGGGACACGGCATCGCCTTTGACTGGAAGGGGCTTGAATCCATTCGTGCCTGA